In the Camarhynchus parvulus chromosome 25, STF_HiC, whole genome shotgun sequence genome, GTgtgttttcttgggttttgggaggatttttttaaagcaaattaattgGGAATATTAATGTTGTAATAGTCACAGATTCATTATGATACTAATGAGAATGGCAGGTATGGAATAATAAGATATTTTTATAGTTTGACATTCATTTGTAGTCACAAATAAGATCATTATAATATTGTCATTACAAGTTACACCATCAATAGCTGGAGGGATGCTGTCAGTCatgcccagggccagctgtAGCTCCAGGTCCCTCTCCAAACCCTCCCACTTCTTCCTCTCATATCCCTGACTTTCTCAGCGCTGGCAAAGCCTTGGGGGGAAGCCTAGATCCCAAAATCTACATTTCCCAAATCCTCATTAGGGAATTCTCTGAAAACACTGCCTGAGGCTGAACATTCCGGGCTGGGATTGGAGATCTGCAggagggacacagcacagccccacacctcGACCTCTCCCACTCCACCCTGAgcttttggggaaatttgggctGATATTGGGACCTGCcccccatcctgctccttcccacgCTCCTTTGGCAGTGCTCCAGCAGCGTTGAGCTCTGGGGGAGCTTTCCCAGAAAGTCACTCCTTATTTACACTGCAGCCCCACTAAGAATAACAGAGAATAAAAGAGCTTCCAGCTGGGAATCCCCTCGCTGATGTTTCATGCTTAAATCTGTTCCTTCGgtgaagagaaggagaaaactcaaaagaaagaggaagagctgcagtTTCCAGTTCCcctcagctggtgctgctctgaatCTCACCTTCCCAGAGATGGGGGAATATCGTGCTCATCCCTAAGCAGCTCCAGATTGGGGTTTTCCTCCCTCAATACCCCGATTCTGCTCTTCCCCATTTCAAAGTGCCCACAGAACTCTCAGGAAAtcctgttgggtttttttctctgtgtctccTAATAGCTCCCAGCTGGAGTTTGCAAATGATTTGAACACAATGTGGGAAACGTTCACTATCCCACTGTTCTCCAAGCAGAGGTTTTATGAAACTTGCAGTAATTTACATCGTGTATTCcctctggtttttttccctttctccaagAAAATCCCCCCAAGATCTTTCAGCCTCCAGATTCCTCCCCCCTCAACTGCCCCGCAGCATCCCAGAAGTGTGAGATAATAACaatatattattaataacaTAATCAAATAATCAAAGCAGCGAGCTAACAATCAAATTGCCCTtagaaaaacctggaaaaaactCGTGGGATTGGTTTACCCGGCAAGGACTGAAGGACCAGGAGCACCGCGATGCAGAAGTTCATCGTTCTCCGCTGGGTGTCGGCTGCCGGAGCGGCTCCGCTCCTGCTCCGCGGGACTTTCGGTCCCCGAGAAAGCAGGAAATGACTCGGGGGGGGTTGAGCCGAGCAAAGCTCCTCGGTAGCGGGGGAGGGAGCCCGGGTTGTGCCCAAAACACCTCCTCGGTAGCGGGGGAGGGAGCCCGGGTTGTGCCGAGCAGCCCCGGGCTGAGCGGGAACCGTGCGGTGGAAGTTTCCCAGTTTCCCGTTGCAGAGGCGTTTTCGGACGGCTGAATTGCAAATCTTGGGAAGTTTTCCCCTAGGGAGGGTCAGTGCCGCTGGATGAGTTCTCATATGGAGAGAGGATGGTTTTGATTATGTTCTAACGGAGCAAAGCAGAGCTATAAATAGCGAATTCTTCAGGGAGAGAAGGCAGAGATGCTGACTGGGAGCCAGAGTGACTCCCGACTTCCCGTAAGatcttgggggatttttgttttgtcttggcTTCATTTCCCCTTCCCGCGCCTCAGTTTCCTCATCAGGAGGAAGAAACATGAACGGTCgtagatttattttattttatagtgGGCAAAAACACCCTGGGGAGAAGGTGATAGCAGAGCTCCTGCGAGAAGTGGGCGGGATCCAGGTGGAAATGGGTGCAGaacagaggaggaaggaaaagggaagcgAAAGAGGCAGAGCTGTAAAATCAATATTTCTGTGACTTTTAAAGAGGAAGGTTAGAAAGCCAGGAAAGAGCAAGATGAGTCTTGCATAGTACAGGAGGAGCTCTTGTTTGGGTGCAGGGCCATGGAGTCATGGAAGGGGTTGGGAGTGGCCTCAAAGCTCCTCTCACCTCTTGTTGATTTTAAACCAAAGATTTCTGGAGATTTTAAGGATTCTAATCAATTTTAAGCCCAAATTCCCCAAagcagactttttttcctaccaAGAGTGGACCAAATTTAAGAATTtttccagcacatcccaaatCTGGTTCTGAGCCTCCCTGTGCTTTGCAGAAGGAGCTTCCCCCATCTGTAGGGAGATGTTTGGCAAAGGGTTAAATGCCCAGGAATGCTGAGCAGGAAGCGAATCTCTTCAAATCCTCCTCTCCACAAgaccctcctctccctcctcctcaaGAATAACAACGAaactcaaaaaatcccaacccaaGCAGAAATCTGAACTCGTTGTGAagaatcccagcagggctggggccagcagctcagccaggaggcactgggggagcagggaagggttAAAATATCCCGGGATTAAAggaatggggagggaaggggcgAGGAAGACCCCTGAGGATGGTTCTGCCTTATCAGATGGGGTTGAATGGACAAACCCTTGGCGTGGGAGCTGAATTCAGCGGGATTTGttggctcagggctgggaatgacTCCAGAACTGGCTAAGACTTGCAAAACTTGGGAAAACTTGGAGAATCCATTTAAAGAAAGGGACCTGGATAAAACGTGCCATAAGGTACCAAAGGGGGAAacagctgctcttccctggctgGGACCAGCTGGAActtccagcagcatcctgcatcCCAGGTGCAGCTCTGGAATTG is a window encoding:
- the LOC115913342 gene encoding uncharacterized protein LOC115913342 codes for the protein MRTHPAALTLPRGKLPKICNSAVRKRLCNGKLGNFHRTVPAQPGAARHNPGSLPRYRGGVLGTTRAPSPATEELCSAQPPPSHFLLSRGPKVPRSRSGAAPAADTQRRTMNFCIAVLLVLQSLPGKAEVEDEEEIAPDLFEYMTHLSNYYYSTEDYYYDNTTATPATYVYEFDSYETNITGDMDYEQLFPEWNATTEVSGLPDTNAPGDAKDTQDFQESLGSSLQGHLTLIILLSFLGLLL